The proteins below are encoded in one region of Pseudomonadota bacterium:
- a CDS encoding type II toxin-antitoxin system HicA family toxin, with protein MGKTLRLCSGADAVRKFQRAGWTAVRQKGSHLMMTKPAYQWTLSIPQHDELGPGLLRKLINQAGITEEEFNKL; from the coding sequence ATGGGAAAGACATTAAGACTTTGCTCGGGTGCTGATGCTGTCCGTAAATTTCAGAGGGCTGGCTGGACAGCAGTCCGTCAAAAAGGTTCTCATTTAATGATGACAAAACCAGCATATCAGTGGACATTATCCATTCCTCAACATGATGAACTCGGCCCTGGCCTTTTGCGTAAATTGATAAACCAGGCTGGTATAACTGAAGAAGAGTTTAATAAGCTTTAG
- a CDS encoding ParB/RepB/Spo0J family partition protein, which yields MATRKTSVNPEFLYIPVDKIVVSEQVRSNISTETESFKSLIQSIRNKGILEPLIVTGQDDGTYLLICGERRIVAARQLGFESVPVRVIEAGKELGDTIALQLTENLQREDLNPIDQAKGILSYIQARHPDKGYDVDGVMSELVRYTRKPETLSEEIVNTVLTISEIAGKSIMTVHRTISLLKLSSEIQAEIRSMLDL from the coding sequence ATGGCAACAAGAAAGACAAGTGTAAATCCTGAGTTTTTGTACATTCCCGTAGACAAGATTGTAGTATCGGAACAGGTTAGGTCAAACATTAGTACTGAAACAGAATCATTTAAATCTCTCATACAATCGATCAGAAATAAAGGTATCTTAGAACCACTTATTGTAACAGGACAGGATGACGGGACATATCTACTTATCTGCGGAGAGAGACGTATTGTGGCAGCACGGCAATTGGGATTTGAATCAGTGCCGGTAAGGGTTATTGAAGCAGGTAAGGAATTAGGTGATACCATAGCCCTTCAACTGACAGAGAACCTACAACGGGAAGACTTAAATCCCATAGATCAGGCGAAAGGGATTCTTTCATATATTCAGGCAAGACACCCCGATAAGGGGTATGATGTGGACGGGGTTATGAGTGAACTGGTTAGATACACCCGTAAGCCCGAAACCCTCTCGGAAGAAATCGTTAACACTGTGTTAACGATTTCTGAAATCGCCGGAAAGTCAATAATGACGGTGCATCGCACGATATCACTTTTAAAACTTTCTTCAGAAATTCAGGCTGAAATCCGGTCAATGCTTGACTTGTAG
- a CDS encoding UvrD-helicase domain-containing protein, translating to MNFNSEQLSVIDKIDGPLLVLAPAGTGKTTILAERIRKAINKGISPEKMLCLTFTNLAAKQLRDRVAQYEPDAARQIWMGTFHGFCALVLYKEAKKVGLPSDYVIYDEEDSKELLKKIMDSDLNDNIFMGSDLNDDALAVFGKAKSNAIDSELTMSGYSGYGLQPPYRLIYQQYAKELRKRHAMDFSDLIYYVRAIFANFNAIKQKWMQRFSFIQIDEIQDTHMAEYDVIKTLSQNNNVAFFGDLDQSIYGWRGAMPVKVKDKFISDFKPKIINLHKNYRATKKLLLAADSFSKSSFRHRFTNLIPDESCEEGNNIKVHLADTGEEEADWICSQIEDLTNGNTRCNFKDIAILCRTNNLSRNIGKVLEDWGIPCLTVDQYQFFKRQEIKDALSFMKLILNPYDISAAHRIALRFVKGFGKESPLQSILSKTEDSGLFLSDFFNIETLRYDDPFGRLVDYYYKKDSIMVLDTETTGLTPSQDNIIQIAYQILHKGKPEEIFNKYLKSTKSVGSSFNVHKISDDYLLKYGEEPNDIFETLRKECKNRLIVGHNIKYDISMINSHAHRCGIDLGHLLFEDTYEIARRLIKSESYRLEDICRELELNVQSTHNALDDVLATVELVHRLIPRIDKKCEQRKTIINKYKYIFEDYANKLEDLRRCSHEMRPVALLQYIMEEFNFKEYYRTEKNRLDNLDQLLKIFEEHDRIDLIPFDALHMLVQYVSLAQNLDHLVDRSNNILVAPIHQSKGLEFKSVFIAGAVDGFIPIFRGDNLEEEKRLFYVAITRAKRNLFITGFRQYKNFNKKMTPFLDYIDRELIEY from the coding sequence ATGAATTTTAACTCTGAACAATTAAGCGTAATCGATAAAATTGATGGTCCGTTACTTGTTCTCGCGCCTGCAGGAACCGGTAAAACCACTATTCTTGCAGAGCGTATACGAAAAGCTATTAATAAAGGAATCTCTCCGGAAAAAATGTTGTGCTTAACATTTACTAATCTTGCAGCAAAGCAATTAAGAGACCGTGTTGCACAGTATGAACCTGACGCAGCAAGGCAAATATGGATGGGGACATTTCATGGTTTTTGTGCCCTGGTGCTCTACAAAGAGGCAAAGAAGGTTGGCTTGCCATCTGATTATGTTATTTACGATGAAGAAGATAGTAAAGAATTACTTAAAAAAATAATGGATTCTGATTTAAATGACAACATTTTTATGGGTTCCGATTTAAATGACGATGCTCTTGCTGTTTTTGGTAAAGCTAAATCCAATGCCATTGATTCAGAATTAACTATGTCTGGTTATTCCGGGTATGGATTGCAACCTCCATACAGATTGATTTATCAACAGTATGCAAAAGAATTACGCAAAAGACATGCTATGGATTTTTCCGATCTTATTTACTATGTACGTGCTATCTTTGCCAATTTTAATGCGATTAAACAGAAATGGATGCAGCGGTTTAGTTTTATTCAAATTGATGAGATTCAAGATACTCACATGGCGGAGTATGATGTAATTAAAACATTGTCGCAAAATAACAACGTTGCCTTCTTTGGTGATCTTGACCAGTCAATATATGGGTGGCGTGGGGCTATGCCCGTAAAAGTAAAAGATAAATTTATCTCAGATTTTAAGCCAAAAATAATTAATCTGCATAAAAACTACCGTGCTACAAAAAAACTCCTGCTTGCTGCCGATAGCTTCAGTAAATCATCATTTCGGCATCGATTTACAAACCTTATACCCGATGAGAGTTGCGAAGAGGGCAACAATATAAAAGTCCATCTCGCCGATACAGGGGAAGAAGAAGCTGACTGGATTTGCAGTCAAATAGAAGACCTTACAAACGGTAATACACGCTGCAATTTTAAAGATATAGCAATTCTCTGCCGAACCAATAATTTAAGCCGTAATATTGGCAAGGTGCTTGAAGACTGGGGAATCCCATGTTTAACCGTTGACCAGTATCAGTTTTTCAAAAGACAAGAAATTAAAGATGCCCTTTCCTTCATGAAGCTTATTCTTAACCCTTATGATATTTCCGCAGCACACCGAATTGCTTTGCGTTTCGTGAAAGGTTTTGGTAAAGAGTCTCCTCTCCAGTCCATTTTGTCAAAGACTGAAGATTCAGGACTTTTCTTGTCTGATTTTTTTAATATTGAAACGCTCCGTTATGATGATCCATTTGGTCGATTGGTCGACTACTATTACAAAAAAGATTCCATCATGGTATTAGATACGGAAACCACCGGACTTACTCCATCCCAAGATAATATTATTCAAATAGCTTATCAAATATTGCATAAAGGCAAACCGGAAGAAATATTCAACAAGTACCTGAAATCAACAAAATCGGTTGGTAGCTCTTTTAATGTGCACAAAATATCTGACGATTATTTGCTTAAATATGGTGAAGAGCCAAATGATATTTTCGAGACATTACGAAAAGAATGCAAAAACCGCCTGATAGTTGGACACAATATTAAGTATGACATAAGCATGATCAATTCTCATGCTCATCGTTGCGGTATAGACTTGGGGCATTTATTGTTTGAAGATACTTATGAGATTGCAAGGCGGCTAATAAAAAGTGAGTCATACCGACTTGAAGATATCTGCCGAGAGTTAGAATTGAATGTACAATCTACGCATAATGCCCTGGATGACGTTTTGGCTACCGTTGAACTTGTTCATCGACTTATCCCAAGGATTGATAAGAAATGCGAACAACGAAAAACAATTATCAACAAATACAAATACATATTTGAAGATTATGCAAATAAATTAGAAGACTTGAGGCGATGCTCTCACGAGATGCGCCCAGTGGCACTATTACAATACATTATGGAAGAGTTTAATTTTAAAGAATATTACCGTACTGAAAAAAATCGTCTTGATAATCTGGATCAATTATTGAAGATTTTTGAAGAACATGACCGTATCGATCTTATTCCTTTTGATGCTCTTCATATGTTGGTGCAATATGTAAGCTTGGCACAGAATTTGGATCACTTGGTCGATAGGTCCAACAACATACTGGTTGCTCCAATACATCAGAGCAAGGGTCTCGAATTTAAATCTGTTTTTATTGCAGGAGCAGTAGATGGTTTTATACCCATTTTTCGTGGAGATAATCTGGAAGAAGAGAAACGACTTTTTTATGTGGCGATAACAAGAGCAAAAAGAAATCTATTTATAACAGGATTTAGACAATACAAAAATTTTAATAAGAAAATGACCCCTTTCTTGGACTATATTG
- a CDS encoding ParB/RepB/Spo0J family partition protein, producing MPVANIVVLEQVRSSINIETESFKSLIQSIKDKGILEPLIVTAQDDGTYILICGERRLVAARQLGFESVPIRIIEAGKGLGETIALQLTENLQREDLNPMDQAKGILSFIQAKHPDNGYDVNGVMSELVSYKRRLEDVSASFASTVDAIMQISGKAYTSLFRTISLLKLSPEIQASIQAGNLLVSQGYLFAANLECPDLENIFDAVIKTPVTNATLERMLTAYKEVKPDPNNTKPVSVKKQVKGLISIKTTFDKGLGTYIREDVEKYLYDLQVFCDHVQQQMPNIPYGKKRPRTVNSE from the coding sequence ATTCCCGTAGCAAACATCGTGGTGTTGGAACAGGTTCGGTCAAGCATTAATATTGAAACAGAATCATTTAAATCTCTTATACAGTCAATCAAAGATAAGGGTATTTTAGAACCGCTTATTGTAACCGCACAGGATGACGGGACATATATACTCATATGTGGAGAGAGGCGTCTTGTGGCAGCCCGGCAACTTGGATTTGAATCCGTACCAATAAGAATTATTGAAGCAGGCAAAGGATTAGGTGAGACCATAGCCCTTCAACTGACAGAAAATCTCCAGAGAGAAGACTTGAATCCTATGGATCAGGCAAAGGGGATACTCTCTTTTATTCAGGCAAAACATCCCGATAACGGGTACGATGTGAACGGGGTAATGAGCGAGTTGGTGAGCTACAAGAGGAGGCTTGAGGATGTGTCGGCATCTTTTGCATCCACTGTGGATGCAATCATGCAAATCTCTGGGAAAGCTTATACATCCTTGTTCCGCACGATTTCACTTTTAAAACTTTCTCCTGAAATTCAGGCATCAATCCAGGCAGGAAACCTCCTCGTTTCCCAGGGGTATCTCTTCGCCGCAAACCTCGAATGTCCTGACCTAGAAAACATATTCGATGCTGTCATAAAGACACCGGTAACCAATGCCACATTGGAAAGGATGCTCACCGCATACAAAGAAGTCAAACCTGACCCGAATAATACAAAACCAGTATCCGTGAAAAAACAGGTGAAAGGCCTTATATCCATAAAGACAACCTTTGATAAGGGTCTTGGAACATATATAAGAGAAGACGTTGAAAAATATCTCTATGATCTGCAGGTTTTCTGTGACCATGTACAGCAGCAGATGCCTAACATCCCATACGGTAAGAAAAGGCCGCGGACAGTGAATAGTGAATAG
- a CDS encoding HAD family phosphatase, with protein MIKLFVFDLGNVILPFEHRQIAAKLYEKSEKKTAISPDDIFKFLFDRGKGVVNIYETGQISSIEFFSQLREHYRLAMDFEEFKGIWNPIFSENLQVSDAISYLKSKGYPVFLLSDTNELHFTYVTETYPIVHKMDEWILSYKVGVKKPVKRIYDVIFEKTDVDRDEVFYIDDIERYVEAAKGFGINGMVFRDADGLWQMLKENGI; from the coding sequence ATGATAAAACTTTTTGTGTTTGACCTCGGAAATGTAATCCTGCCCTTTGAGCACAGGCAGATTGCGGCAAAACTCTATGAGAAATCGGAGAAAAAAACGGCAATATCGCCTGATGATATTTTTAAGTTCCTCTTTGACAGGGGAAAGGGGGTTGTAAATATCTATGAAACAGGCCAGATATCTTCCATTGAATTTTTTTCCCAATTAAGGGAACATTACCGCCTTGCTATGGATTTTGAGGAGTTCAAGGGTATATGGAATCCTATTTTCAGTGAGAACCTTCAGGTGAGTGATGCAATATCTTATTTAAAGTCAAAAGGTTACCCTGTTTTTTTACTCAGTGACACAAACGAGCTTCACTTCACTTATGTTACCGAAACATACCCCATTGTTCATAAGATGGATGAATGGATTCTCTCTTACAAGGTGGGTGTTAAGAAACCTGTGAAAAGGATCTACGATGTGATATTCGAGAAGACGGATGTGGACAGGGATGAAGTCTTTTATATTGACGACATTGAGAGATATGTAGAGGCTGCAAAGGGTTTTGGCATTAACGGGATGGTCTTTCGGGATGCAGACGGATTGTGGCAGATGTTAAAAGAAAATGGAATATAG
- a CDS encoding type III pantothenate kinase, which yields MLLVIDIGNTNIVFGVYKGDKLVNHWRLSTIVHKTVDEYAILINSLLYIDKIKLSEIDSAIISCVVPPLLIPFEIFCGRYMGIKPIVIGPGIKTGMPILYENPQEVGADRIVNAVAGYDKHKTALIIVDFGTATTFDYITPKGEYVGGAIAPGIMISLEALFERAAKLPRIELIRPKNVIGKNTVNAMQSGISYGYVSLVDGIVKKIQEEVKTNPYVIATGGLANLIFKNSGSIDEVDEFLTLDGLKILYERNKDFHKFK from the coding sequence ATGCTTTTAGTTATTGATATCGGGAATACTAATATAGTTTTCGGAGTGTACAAGGGCGACAAGCTGGTAAACCACTGGAGATTAAGCACCATCGTCCACAAGACCGTTGACGAATATGCCATACTTATTAACAGCCTGCTCTACATAGATAAAATAAAGCTCAGCGAGATAGACAGCGCCATTATATCCTGCGTAGTCCCGCCGCTTTTAATTCCCTTTGAGATTTTCTGCGGAAGATATATGGGGATCAAGCCTATTGTAATAGGTCCCGGCATCAAAACCGGGATGCCCATACTCTACGAAAATCCTCAGGAAGTGGGCGCGGATAGGATTGTAAACGCCGTTGCAGGCTACGATAAGCATAAAACCGCCCTTATTATTGTAGATTTCGGAACTGCAACAACCTTTGATTATATAACCCCTAAGGGCGAGTATGTTGGCGGCGCTATTGCGCCGGGAATTATGATTTCCCTTGAAGCCCTTTTTGAGAGGGCAGCAAAACTCCCGAGGATAGAACTGATAAGACCGAAGAATGTCATCGGGAAAAATACCGTAAACGCCATGCAATCAGGCATATCGTACGGATATGTAAGTCTTGTGGATGGAATAGTAAAGAAGATACAGGAAGAGGTTAAAACTAATCCCTACGTAATAGCTACCGGAGGGCTTGCCAACCTCATATTTAAGAATTCAGGCTCAATCGATGAAGTGGACGAGTTCCTCACCCTGGATGGTCTTAAAATTCTTTACGAGAGAAACAAGGACTTTCATAAATTCAAATAA
- the fusA gene encoding elongation factor G — translation MKKEVQRLKKIRNIGIAAHIDAGKTTVSERILYYTGKTYKIGEVHEGTATMDYLPQEQERGITITSAVTTCYWDSHEIQIIDTPGHVDFTIEVERSLRVLDGMIAVFCGVGGVEAQSETVWHQADRYRVPRIAFINKLDRIGADYFNVIDMMIDKFGTNPIPLQIPLGKEDGFFGIVDLIAMKAVVWDEEDLGATYRFIKIPEAYINISMEYREKLFEKLSLLDDEFMELYLEGHEIEESVIHDTIRKAAISLKCVPVMCGAALRNKGIQPLLDGIIRYLPSPLDVPPIQGKNPETGELETRQVRSDEDLSALAFKVVMEEGRKLTYIRIYSGEIKVGEDVFNVNIGKKEKISRIYKIHANHKDRVNEAKAGAIVGIVGLKETSTGHTLTKTKPILLESIEIYQPVISIAVEPRRNIDQDKLNQVLQRISEEDPTFILKTDENAYQTIVSGMGELHLDVVVRRIKEEFGIDLQVGKPQVVYKETIEASASIEHTFEKTINNILCKGWVSLSVTPNGRGKGIATVCHITEEHPAFPYIAAIEEGIAESSNVGIVKGFPLTDIKVDIKDASFNNPDFARLTLKMSAYEGFKKACNDASPELLLPIMSLGITVPNEFLGEVIGDLNARKCQIANLLTKDKVTVVQAYAPLTKMFGYSTDVRSLSQGRASFTMYFSHYDRVENG, via the coding sequence ATGAAAAAAGAAGTCCAGAGACTGAAAAAAATACGCAACATAGGGATTGCAGCGCACATAGATGCTGGGAAAACCACCGTATCGGAGCGCATCCTCTATTATACCGGCAAAACCTACAAAATAGGGGAAGTCCATGAAGGAACAGCGACAATGGACTACCTCCCTCAGGAGCAGGAGAGAGGCATCACCATTACTTCTGCCGTCACAACGTGTTACTGGGACAGCCACGAGATTCAGATTATAGACACGCCGGGCCATGTTGATTTTACTATTGAAGTCGAGCGGTCTCTCCGGGTGCTGGACGGCATGATTGCTGTTTTTTGCGGGGTTGGCGGAGTTGAGGCACAGTCGGAAACCGTCTGGCACCAGGCAGACAGATACAGGGTTCCAAGGATCGCCTTTATCAATAAACTCGACAGAATCGGCGCCGACTATTTTAATGTCATAGATATGATGATAGACAAGTTCGGAACAAATCCAATTCCATTGCAAATCCCTCTCGGCAAAGAAGACGGTTTTTTTGGTATTGTTGATCTGATCGCAATGAAAGCTGTTGTCTGGGACGAAGAAGATCTGGGGGCAACTTACAGGTTTATCAAAATCCCTGAAGCATATATAAATATATCCATGGAATATCGTGAAAAACTCTTTGAAAAATTGTCGCTTCTTGATGATGAGTTCATGGAACTCTATCTGGAAGGGCATGAAATTGAAGAGTCTGTAATACACGATACGATACGGAAGGCTGCCATCTCCTTGAAATGCGTGCCTGTTATGTGCGGCGCAGCGCTAAGGAATAAAGGCATTCAACCTCTTTTAGACGGGATAATCCGTTATCTCCCCTCCCCGCTTGATGTCCCGCCTATTCAGGGCAAGAATCCCGAAACCGGCGAGCTTGAGACAAGGCAGGTAAGAAGCGATGAGGATTTATCAGCTCTTGCATTCAAGGTTGTCATGGAAGAGGGCAGAAAGCTTACCTATATACGGATATACTCCGGGGAGATAAAGGTCGGAGAGGATGTCTTCAATGTAAATATCGGAAAGAAAGAAAAGATTTCAAGAATATATAAAATTCATGCGAATCATAAAGACAGGGTAAACGAAGCAAAGGCCGGTGCAATAGTCGGCATTGTCGGTCTGAAGGAAACATCCACCGGTCACACCCTGACCAAAACAAAGCCGATTCTGCTCGAATCCATTGAGATATATCAGCCTGTCATCTCCATAGCTGTCGAGCCGCGACGGAATATAGACCAGGACAAACTTAATCAGGTGCTCCAAAGAATATCCGAAGAAGATCCTACATTTATTCTTAAGACTGATGAAAATGCATATCAGACGATTGTTTCCGGCATGGGAGAACTCCATCTCGATGTTGTTGTAAGGAGAATCAAGGAAGAGTTCGGCATTGATCTCCAGGTAGGCAAACCGCAGGTTGTGTATAAGGAAACTATTGAAGCTTCTGCGTCTATTGAGCATACATTTGAAAAAACGATAAACAACATCCTCTGTAAAGGATGGGTATCATTGAGCGTAACCCCGAACGGACGAGGAAAAGGTATTGCTACTGTCTGTCATATTACCGAGGAACATCCCGCCTTTCCATACATCGCTGCTATCGAAGAAGGCATTGCCGAATCATCCAATGTTGGCATTGTCAAGGGCTTTCCTTTGACGGATATCAAAGTGGACATAAAGGATGCATCATTCAACAACCCGGATTTTGCCCGCCTTACCCTTAAGATGTCGGCATACGAAGGGTTCAAAAAAGCATGTAACGATGCAAGCCCTGAACTTCTCCTTCCCATTATGTCTCTTGGCATAACAGTGCCGAATGAATTCCTTGGTGAGGTTATAGGTGATTTAAATGCAAGAAAATGCCAGATTGCGAACTTGTTAACAAAAGATAAGGTTACTGTGGTTCAGGCATATGCACCTCTGACAAAGATGTTCGGTTATTCCACAGATGTAAGGTCCCTTTCACAAGGAAGAGCATCTTTTACTATGTATTTTTCGCATTACGACAGGGTAGAAAATGGATAG
- the lgt gene encoding prolipoprotein diacylglyceryl transferase, producing the protein MIQYPDIDPVLIKFGPLAVRWYGLMYIFGFVSSYLLVMYQIKKRALKIERTQVDDLYFYLILGLIIGARLGYICFYNLSFYLENPLEIFVLWHGGMSFHGGLIGTFITGYIVIKKKGLKFFTMLDLIVPTGPVGIGLGRLGNFINGELFGKPSDMPWAMIFPQGGNIPRHPSQLYEAFFEGLVLFVILWLYKDRKKREGDVFALFLMLYGIFRFVCEFFREPDLQIGYILGMVTMGQILSGMMLFTGLFLKYFYLPKYSKK; encoded by the coding sequence ATGATTCAATACCCCGATATAGATCCGGTACTCATAAAATTTGGTCCGCTTGCAGTGCGATGGTACGGCCTTATGTATATTTTCGGTTTTGTTTCTTCATATCTGCTTGTTATGTACCAGATAAAAAAGAGGGCATTGAAAATAGAGAGGACACAGGTTGATGACCTCTATTTTTACCTGATACTGGGTCTTATTATCGGGGCACGGCTGGGGTATATATGCTTCTATAATCTAAGTTTTTATCTGGAGAATCCCCTTGAGATATTTGTTCTATGGCATGGGGGGATGTCGTTTCACGGAGGGCTGATAGGAACATTCATTACCGGTTATATAGTTATCAAGAAAAAAGGTCTTAAATTTTTTACAATGCTGGACCTTATTGTGCCGACTGGTCCTGTGGGCATAGGACTGGGAAGGCTGGGCAACTTTATCAACGGCGAGCTTTTCGGAAAGCCTTCGGATATGCCATGGGCGATGATATTCCCTCAGGGCGGTAACATCCCGAGGCATCCTTCGCAACTGTATGAGGCATTTTTTGAGGGACTTGTCCTGTTTGTTATTCTCTGGTTGTATAAAGACAGAAAAAAAAGAGAAGGCGATGTCTTTGCGCTTTTTCTGATGCTCTATGGTATTTTCAGATTTGTTTGTGAATTTTTCCGGGAGCCTGATTTGCAGATCGGCTACATACTGGGCATGGTAACCATGGGGCAGATATTGAGCGGCATGATGCTGTTTACAGGTCTTTTCCTCAAGTATTTCTATCTCCCAAAATACAGTAAAAAATGA
- a CDS encoding type II toxin-antitoxin system HicB family antitoxin, with protein MKLHIIVEQDEAGYYVAEVPALPGCLSQGKTYKEAVANIAEAVEGWLEVMESKNTYDPSRYIEVAV; from the coding sequence ATGAAATTGCATATTATAGTTGAGCAGGATGAAGCCGGTTATTATGTTGCCGAAGTACCTGCTCTTCCTGGTTGTCTTTCTCAGGGGAAAACATATAAAGAAGCTGTTGCAAACATTGCTGAAGCTGTTGAAGGATGGCTGGAAGTAATGGAGTCCAAAAACACTTACGACCCCTCCAGGTATATTGAAGTTGCTGTCTGA
- a CDS encoding biotin--[acetyl-CoA-carboxylase] ligase, with the protein MDRIRDILTFLREKPDYVSGDFISTELGISRTAIWKYIHHLERLGYNIAKLKGRGYKLIKTPDKLYTWEIDRHLNTDFIGKEIVYKEIVDSTNSYAFKLALDGAPEGTCVLADAQKAGRGRLNRIWFSPAGENLYLSIILKPHVHPSNVYAITFISSLAVYDTVETITGIKPTLKWPNDLLINGRKMCGTLLELSTETDMVRFVVVGIGLDINMKEKEISEEIEQKATSLFIETKILFERARVCGILLSNLEKYYLIFKQNGENEVCRIWEDRSCIKGKYLEINQMGQIYKGISEGIDNKGALLLNIDGEINRIIAGDVIF; encoded by the coding sequence ATGGATAGAATCAGAGATATATTGACTTTTTTAAGAGAAAAACCGGACTACGTTTCCGGAGATTTCATTTCCACAGAGCTGGGCATATCAAGGACAGCCATATGGAAGTATATACATCATCTTGAGCGGCTCGGGTATAATATTGCAAAATTGAAAGGAAGAGGATACAAACTCATTAAAACCCCCGATAAACTGTATACCTGGGAAATAGACCGGCATTTGAATACAGACTTTATAGGGAAAGAGATAGTATATAAAGAAATTGTCGATTCAACAAATTCATACGCATTCAAACTTGCTCTTGATGGCGCTCCTGAAGGAACATGTGTTCTTGCCGATGCACAGAAGGCCGGCAGAGGGAGATTGAACAGAATCTGGTTTTCACCGGCTGGAGAAAACCTGTACCTGTCAATAATACTTAAACCGCATGTTCATCCTTCAAACGTATACGCCATAACATTTATTTCCTCTCTTGCCGTTTATGACACTGTTGAGACAATAACAGGCATAAAACCGACACTTAAATGGCCCAATGATTTGCTTATCAACGGGAGGAAGATGTGCGGCACGCTGCTTGAACTTTCCACTGAGACCGACATGGTAAGATTTGTTGTCGTGGGTATCGGGTTGGACATAAATATGAAGGAAAAGGAAATAAGCGAAGAGATTGAACAGAAGGCTACATCCCTCTTCATTGAAACAAAAATTCTATTTGAAAGAGCTCGTGTATGTGGTATTCTGCTCTCAAATCTGGAGAAATATTACCTTATTTTCAAACAGAATGGTGAAAATGAGGTTTGTCGTATCTGGGAAGACAGGTCATGCATAAAAGGTAAATATCTGGAGATAAACCAGATGGGCCAGATATACAAAGGCATCTCCGAAGGTATAGATAATAAAGGTGCACTGCTCCTCAATATAGACGGGGAGATAAATAGAATAATAGCAGGGGATGTAATTTTTTAG
- a CDS encoding pentapeptide repeat-containing protein: MANEEHLGLITKGPKTWNKWRHTNPRVTPNLAVADLQGMNLNGVNLVRANLRGTNLSDTNLKWANLALSDLSGADLNRANLSGACLKNTVFFETNLINTYLVGADLDTTDLKEADTSNADFGDIQLFLGRIKRLVIYYWGRIIRLCM; the protein is encoded by the coding sequence ATGGCCAACGAAGAGCATCTTGGATTAATAACAAAAGGTCCGAAAACTTGGAACAAATGGAGACACACTAACCCCCGTGTTACACCTAACTTGGCAGTTGCTGATTTACAAGGAATGAATCTTAATGGCGTGAACCTTGTTCGAGCCAATCTAAGAGGAACAAACCTCAGCGATACCAATCTTAAATGGGCAAATCTTGCTTTGTCGGATTTATCTGGAGCAGACCTTAACAGGGCAAATCTTTCTGGTGCCTGCCTTAAAAACACTGTTTTTTTTGAAACTAATCTTATTAACACATATCTGGTGGGTGCAGATTTAGATACAACCGATTTGAAAGAGGCAGATACAAGCAATGCAGATTTTGGCGATATTCAGTTATTTCTGGGGCGTATAAAAAGACTTGTAATATACTATTGGGGGCGTATCATAAGGCTCTGCATGTAA